One Sebastes umbrosus isolate fSebUmb1 chromosome 6, fSebUmb1.pri, whole genome shotgun sequence DNA window includes the following coding sequences:
- the LOC119490419 gene encoding galanin receptor type 1-like, which produces METLGQQVNTSRLGQMNKADEALIKALVPILDGLILVTGLVGQSLVITILTGRRRKGSQPPHGTDTLLLALSAADLLLLFCLPFHTSAITLGFWPFGSFLCKAISFLGVACSAASVFTLAALAVTRYLTVVHPTWAYRSRMHRRIKLTVALLWVPASALAAPQFAVRTVTASSAMYCFAFLSDFSQLVYSIALFLVGFALPLGIIVLMYAKIYCFLRHARLLGNAPQLERYQSQVTHTSALLVVVFTFLWLPSYGLMFSFIGGTIIGSPGYNAIAILARLLASSAAVVNPVLYVFMSQKFRRDLLELGRERWAWCKSCLTGCPNVMGRDMVQPFELDTTSERGQN; this is translated from the coding sequence ATGGAGACTTTGGGGCAGCAAGTAAACACTAGTCGCCTTGGCCAAATGAACAAGGCAGATGAGGCTTTGATTAAGGCCCTTGTTCCCATCCTGGATGGACTCATTCTGGTGACTGGCCTGGTGGGTCAATCCCTGGTCATCACCATTCTCACTggcaggaggaggaaaggaagtCAACCCCCGCATGGTACGGACACCCTGCTGCTGGCTCTGAGTGCTgctgacctgctgctgctgttctgcCTGCCCTTCCACACCTCCGCCATCACCCTGGGCTTCTGGCCTTTCGGCAGCTTCCTGTGCAAGGCCATCAGCTTCCTGGGAGTGGCGTGCTCAGCTGCTTCAGTCTTCACCCTGGCAGCTTTGGCTGTGACACGTTATCTTACAGTGGTACACCCCACCTGGGCGTACCGTTCGAGAATGCACCGGCGCATTAAGCTGACAGTAGCTCTGCTCTGGGTCCCTGCTTCTGCCTTGGCAGCGCCGCAGTTTGCCGTCCGCACAGTCACCGCCTCCAGCGCCATGTACTGTTTTGCCTTCCTGTCCGACTTCAGCCAGCTGGTCTACAGCATTGCCCTCTTTCTGGTCGGCTTCGCTCTACCGCTGGGCATCATTGTACTGATGTATGCCAAGATCTACTGTTTTCTTCGTCATGCACGGCTGCTGGGGAACGCTCCCCAGCTGGAGCGCTACCAGAGCCAGGTCACTCACACTTCAGCTCTCCTGGTCGTGGTCTTCACTTTCCTCTGGCTGCCCTCTTACGGCCTCATGTTCTCCTTCATTGGAGGAACCATAATAGGCTCACCTGGCTACAACGCCATTGCCATCCTGGCCAGACTGTTGGCATCCTCGGCAGCAGTGGTAAACCCTGTACTATATGTGTTTATGTCTCAGAAGTTTAGACGAGACTTACTAGAGCTGGGGAGAGAGCGCTGGGCTTGGTGCAAAAGCTGTCTGACTGGTTGCCCTAATGTGATGGGCAGGGACATGGTGCAGCCCTTTGAGCTGGACACAACCTCAGAAAGAGGCCAAAACTGA